From the genome of Prunus persica cultivar Lovell chromosome G8, Prunus_persica_NCBIv2, whole genome shotgun sequence:
GAATTTTACTTTAGACTTAAATGTACTATAAAAAATGCATTACAATTAAATATTAGTCGACTCCCTCATAGCCACACATagcactcttttttttcttagccAACGGAAATGGACAAGATTAGACAAACATAACTTgcaaaaagatttaaaaaatgaaaaagtaaaacatTAGAACATTAAAATAACACAACTTACACTTTTTTCCTACTCCATTATTGTTTGTCGTTGGTCAAACTCAAAcacaatattaatatattagaACATCATTAAATCAATGGTAACAAGCTCTGAATCTTCCCCAATATGCATGCAACCTAAAGGTATTACCTCAGCTTTATTTCTCAAGTTCCTAATCTTTATTCATTGGTTGTTTGTTTGCTAATTAATTGGCtacaatttttagttttactttttttttattttttgggtttggttgTACTTATTTGTGTTAGtatttgaaaaaagaatttctaaattgaaCTAGATTATAGGCCTCGTTCGCATTTAGTTATGTTGTTTTCGGGGATTTAGCTCccctacccaaaaaaaaaaaattctagacAATTTGAATCATTATCTATTATATTATAGAAGAAGccacgaaaaaaataaattagtcaGACCCTAAATAAAGTCATGGTTCCGTTATTGatcttttgaatgtttcatcaaatgaactttttttatgacatgtttactaatTCGTAATCGGATGAGGAGGAATTGGATGATGAGTCGGATTATGAAGGAGTCCGGAGTCCAAtcgaagttgtttactaacaTATGAAATTGGGGTAAGAAGGATTCTAACAATATAAAAGGTCAATCTGACAATACACAAGGTCAATCTGACAATACATATTCatatatggattttttttttctttttttcttgtattgtatagggaaaaaaagagtaaGAAACTAACCAACGGTTGAAAGGGTTCGTGCTTCTGAATCTACCCATTTAACAAACTCATCCTTACGACCATCAACAAATGGTTGGATGCGATCTTTCATAAACTTTATAagtttttcttccctttcctTCCGGAATGCCTACacagtaagaaaaaaaaaaaaaaaaaaaaaagggtaggTGGAAAATGGATGTAATTTTTCAGAGGAAAGGAATTTATCAAGCACGCTGAAAGTAAAAAGGCATACTCCCATCTTCTCTATTGCCTTCTCCTTGCGGACTTCAAGATCCAGGGTCTCTTCTTCCATTTCAAGAAGTGAATAGAAAGTATTCATAGCAAATTGACCAATATAATCTTCAAAAGGTTCACTCCCGAACATAATACAATATGTAGTATCAGTGTGTATCCAGTAGTCCCTGCCAAAACGACAACGTAATTTCAATGTAACAAAAATCGGTTTTGTGTTTGATGTATTGTGTTCAGGAAAATGCTAAGGAGACCACATTTATAAACACATTGTGCACCTcttctctaatagaggtgagACCCATTGTATAGGTCGGTTCCActatattaatgatgttgtacACAATGTCGTCTCTCTATTATCATCCATTAGTTCATTACAAAAAACACGTCTGTGTAAAACTcaacataaaaaagaatcaaTCCAAAGCAAATATTTTGGAAGCTGCCTTTGCAACTATATGTCTTTCAAGCAACCTGAAAATGGATATCAAACGGACCCAAAGGTGGTTAATTTTATTTCCAAGTTTAGACAAACTTACTGTGATATGCATAGCTTTCCATGCTTCCCAAACCGTGCACGCGTGGTAGGATCGCTTAGAACCTGGAAAGCTTCACCAAGTGCCTTCATGCAGACGATAACCAGGAAAAATGAACATCATAAGATTATGCTAAACCCTAGAAGCTACCAAACTTGACTCACATTCAAGTTGGCATCAAATTTAACTCTCTAAATCTCGGATATAATAGCTTACCCGAAATTCTTTGGCAGCCTTGGGATCTCCAGGATTTTTATCCGGGTGAACTTGTGTTGCCTGGAAAGAACACATCAAGCACAGTAGATAGATGCTACAATAATATTCTTCAAagtgccttttttttttcaaacgtGAGAAGGAAAtctaagaaaaatatatcaGAGTACATTTGCCTAAACAATATGTTCTACGATGTTCTTAAAAGCTTTTTGTCAGAATTGGGAAAATTGAGAggtttgaatttgattatTACCTTGAGATAGTAAGCCTTTCTTATCTCAAAATAAGTGGCGTCAACATTGACACCCAATGTATCATAATACCCAGTCTCCCTCACCATGCCTATCAGATCACAAGATTCACAACCTTAGcacacaaacaaaacacactaaatcaattaaatatgggacttttttatttagaaaagaAGTATGCtgccaaaaggaaaaattaatcttaccaaattaaagaaaactatGAATCTTGTAACTTATGTGTGCCACAGCTCAGGTAACGAAACACAGTAAATGGTAGAGAGAATGATGAGATGAGGGATAATATAGGGTgtaagaaaattggaaaataaaacGTCTAACTGTCTAACAAACTATACCCTACCTTTTAGGTGCTCCATGATCCGTAATTCTCGATAGAATAGTATAGACATGAGAAGTTCATTTCCAAGAAGTTTAATCCGGGAACTAAACGGACCATTACACttataggaagaagaaaaataaaacacaaaaggTTATTCATTATTTGGGCACCCTCCAAATGTATGGTTTTAAACTTTTTGCCGAATAACCTACTGTgtgccaaaaaaatttcaagcaaTGTTTTTCCCCAAACTCAAACACAACCCGTTCCACAAATTGCCACACTCCTCTTCGCCAACCCGCCCGTAACATCGTGCCCAAAAATTTTCCCAAATTCATCTTCATATTTGGATTTTTATCTTTCATACCGGACTCATTAGGGACAAAAGCCTTGCGAAGAACGTAGCCCGTAATGCGTGGGGAAAATTGACATCCTTACATAAAACCGTAGTGTATATATAATGAGATAAGACACTGCCTAATAGGGAGCTGCCATGCAGGAGTAGAGC
Proteins encoded in this window:
- the LOC18768976 gene encoding chaperone protein dnaJ 10, yielding MVRETGYYDTLGVNVDATYFEIRKAYYLKATQVHPDKNPGDPKAAKEFRALGEAFQVLSDPTTRARFGKHGKLCISQDYWIHTDTTYCIMFGSEPFEDYIGQFAMNTFYSLLEMEEETLDLEVRKEKAIEKMGAFRKEREEKLIKFMKDRIQPFVDGRKDEFVKWVDSEARTLSTVACGEYMLHSIGHVYWAKARQELGKKRAFGGLDGWVENKGPRAYEMRPQIGSAKEAERVVLQQDMMEPEDFEDRFRTRIIQDLEAPTFGIRWDAAMLDLVITLSNVSHAVSSHYFLETDS